The following coding sequences lie in one Paramormyrops kingsleyae isolate MSU_618 chromosome 15, PKINGS_0.4, whole genome shotgun sequence genomic window:
- the tmem38a gene encoding trimeric intracellular cation channel type A, producing the protein MDVLAVLNLSDIAQYFSKMAMFPVFDLAYYIVSILYLKYEPGSVEVSRRSPVASWLCAMLYCFGSYILADIMLGDSPVDYFHNNSHILLATAVWYLVFFCPLNLFYKCVAFLPVKLVLVAMKEVVRTRKIAAGVHHAHHAYHHGWFIMVITGYVKGSGVALMSNFEQLLRGVWRPETNEIMNMSFPTKASLYGAILFTLQESHLLPISKNILICLFTLFMATSKVVLTARHSHGSPFTLIESWVCHLLFGSPLGGSEDSHDHHHSAAVHAAPVSPTKTKEELNEGTRKRKAKKAE; encoded by the exons ATGGATGTGCTGGCAGTGCTGAATCTGAGCGATATTGCCCAGTATTTTTCAAAAATGGCAATGTTTCCAGTTTTTGATCTTGCGTATTACATCGTATCCATACTCTACCTCAAGTATGAACCAG GGTCGGTGGAGGTGTCCCGCAGGAGTCCGGTGGCCTCCTGGCTCTGCGCCATGCTCTACTGCTTCGGCAGTTACATACTAGCAGACATCATGCTTGGAGATTCTCCTGTTGACTATTTCCACAACAACAGTCACATCCTCCTGGCTACTGCTGTCTG GTACCTCGTCTTCTTCTGCCCACTGAATTTGTTCTACAAATGCGTGGCCTTCTTGCCAGTCAAACTGGTTCTGGTAGCTATGAAGGAGGTAGTCCGCACACGCAAAATTGCGGCGGGGGTGCACCACGCCCACCACGCCTACCACCACGGCTGGTTTATCATGGTCATCACCGGCTACGTCAAAG GGTCTGGGGTGGCTTTAATGTCCAACTTCGAGCAGCTTTTGCGTGGAGTGTGGAGACCTGAGACCAATGAGATCATGAATATGTCATT CCCCACAAAAGCCAGCCTGTATGGAGCTATTCTGTTCACCCTTCAGGAGTCCCACTTGCTGCCCATATCCAAGAACATACTCATCTGCCTCTTCACTCTCTTCATGGCCACCTCAAAG GTGGTCCTCACTGCCCGCCACTCTCACGGCTCTCCCTTCACCCTGATTGAATCTTGGGTCTGTCACCTGCTCTTTGGCTCCCCCCTCGGAGGCTCTGAGGATTCCCATGACCACCATCACTCTGCCGCTGTCCACGCCGCCCCCGTGTCTCCCACGAAAACCAAGGAGGAGCTTAACGAGGGAACCCGCAAGAGAAAGGCCAAGAAAGCGGAGTAG
- the smim7 gene encoding small integral membrane protein 7: MIGDILIFGTLLVNAGAVLNFKLKKKDSQGFGDESHAPTSGENIREFLLSLRYFRIFIALWNIFMMFCMILLFGA, encoded by the exons ATGATCGGGGATATACTGATATTCGG GACCTTACTTGTCAATGCGGGAGCTGTGCTAAACTTCAAACT gaaaaaaaaggacTCACAAGGATTTGGAGATGAATCTCATGCACCAACTTCAG gAGAAAATATCAGAGAGTTTCTTCTGAGCCTCCGGTACTTTCGGATATTTATTGCCTTATGGAACATCTTTATGATGTTTTGCATGATTTT GTTATTTGGAGCCTAG